The Malus domestica chromosome 13, GDT2T_hap1 genome includes a window with the following:
- the LOC139190991 gene encoding uncharacterized protein, producing the protein MDNNLFPTTITVHLASFKQDRMYHFSLNNNKLQKTDKAIENLECQMSQLASLMGQQHQPGRLPSQIMVNLNAERMNVVTLRNGKEVFEQPRMQKKTRKDTNEQRELQTKNLEQDEASIETEKSLKAIELNIKDSDKVSKEVQNSFNSCVPVPFPHRFMKSKKEQTDKEILDTFRKVQVNLPLLDAIKQVSKYAKFLKELCTNKRRFNDQEIMALSEEVSTVIQRKLPPKLKDVSSFTIPCVIGGKEFGRALCDLGASINLMPYSVYESLNLGDLKETKDCFKKGVGQDNLEKALVHSITHGNLNYSEHIEEELIQTVATLESLSPIRGKSSSYFISLPTFNEKTLPSVIQAPKLELKLIPEHLNYAFLGEDETLPVIISSQLIAKEREKLIRIAVAPEDQENTTFTCPFGTFAYQRMPFGLCNAPATFQRCMLVYGKPCRLPVELEHKSYWAIKAYNMDMSVAGQQRKFQLNELDEIRNDAYKSSRIYKEKSKAFHDKMISRKSFSIGQKVLLFNSHLRLFPGKLHSRWVGPFVITIIFPHGAMEIQSAKTGNVFKVNGHRLKPYYESFAEHDVEVVPLQEPSPLG; encoded by the exons ATGGACAACAATCTGTTCCCAACAACTATAACCGTCCACCTGGCTTCTTTCAAGCAAGACCGCATGTACCATTTcagcctcaacaacaacaagctccaa aaaacagacaaagcaattgaaaaccttgagTGCCAAATGAGTCAGTTAGCAAGTTTGATGGGGCAACAACACCAACCAGGAAGGTTGCCTAGCCAGATCATGGTGAATCTAAATGCAGAGCGGATGAATGTTGTGACTTTAAGGAATGGAAAAGAAGTTTTTGAGCAGCCAAGGATGCAAAAAAAGACTAGAAAAGATACAAATGAGCAACGGGAGCTACAAACCAAGAATCTTGAGCAAGATGAGGCTTCAATAGAAACTGAAAAGTCTCTTAAAGCTATAGAATTGAACATAAAAGATTCTGATAAGGTAAGTAAAGAagttcaaaattcatttaactcatgtgtcccTGTTCCTTTTCCTCATAGGTTTATGAAGTCTAAGAAAGAGCAAACTGATAAGGAAATCTTGGATACTTTCCGGAAAGTCCAAGTGAACTTACCTCTTTTAGATGCCATAAAACAAGTGTCCAAGTATGCAAAGTTCCTTAAAGAGCTTTGCACAAACAAGAGGAGATTCAATGATCAAGAAATTATGGCATTAAGCGAGGAAGTATCAACTGTTATACAGAGGAAGCTGCCACCTAAGTTGAAAGATGTCagtagctttaccattccatgTGTAATCGGAGGGAAAGAGTTTGGGAGAGCATTATGTGATTTGGGGGCATCCATCAATCTGATGCCTTATTCAGTTTATGAATCAttgaaccttggagacttgAAGGAAACAAAG GATTGTTTTAAAAAAGGTGTGGGACAAGATAATTTAGAGAAGGCATTAGTGCATAGCATTACACATGGAAATCTTAATTATTCCGAGCACATTGAAGAAGAATTAATCCAAACAGTGGCCACTCTTGAGTCTCTTTCACCAATTCGTGGTAAGtcttcttcctattttatttctcttcctacttttaacgaaaaaactcttccttctgtgattcaggcgcCCAAATTGGAGCTTAAACTGATTCCTGAACATCTGAACTATGCATTTTTGGGAGAGGATGAAACATTACCGGTTAtcatatcatcacaactcataGCAAAAGAGAGGGAGAAACTGATCCGG attgcaGTTGCTCCGGAGGATCAAGAAAATACGACTTTCACATGTCCATTTGGCACATTTGCATACCAGAGGATGCCGTTTGGACTTTGCAATGcccctgccacatttcaaaggtgtatg ttagtttatgggaaaccatgtcgTCTTCCAGTAGAGTTAGAGCACAAATCTTATTGGGCGATCAAAGCCTACAACATGGACATGAGTGTTGCCGGACAACAGAGAAAGTTTCAATTGAATGAGTTAGACGAAATCCGGAATGATGCATACAAGTCTAGTCGAATatacaaggagaaatcaaaggcatttcatgacaagatgatatcaAGGAAGAGCTTTTCCATTGGACAAAAAGTTCTTCTATTTAATTCCCACCTTCGGTTATTTCCAGGTAAGCTTCATTCTCGATGGGTTGGTCCATTTGTTATAACTAttatttttcctcatggtgcaatGGAAATCCAAAGTGCAAAGACCGGAAACGtgttcaaagtgaatggacatAGACTCAAGCCATATTACGAGTCTTTTGCGGAGCATGATGTGGAGGTTGTACCCCTCCAAGAACCATCTCCCCTTGGATGA